In Aphelocoma coerulescens isolate FSJ_1873_10779 chromosome 3, UR_Acoe_1.0, whole genome shotgun sequence, a single window of DNA contains:
- the LOC138107028 gene encoding LOW QUALITY PROTEIN: serine/threonine-protein kinase pim-1-like (The sequence of the model RefSeq protein was modified relative to this genomic sequence to represent the inferred CDS: deleted 1 base in 1 codon): MGKRWPPVCGVRPVPALPRGAAVCGAIAFKTDEDLVRDRLLSWQQVSRAPVANGSSPFEKPELPARLAAAHAASRGPPLCGAAPCPPRCRLRRALSVLAAALRRRWKCRSLWCWRSSTLFWLRLARALARPRPRTRPLRRFRPEPPRCRPAPAPSPAASSAASPAASPLRTPPLVSSAAGPGAAREAAAPGGPGQNAESAVPPARAEKPPLEQLYRQGPLLGSGGCGSVYSGTRLADGAPVAIKRVSRDRIPEWARLHNGALVPLELALLWMVSRPGFRGVVRLLDWFELPDGFALVMERPERCQDLWYFLEERGFLTEPVARGLFRQVLEAVRHCTSRGVLHRDIKAENVLVDLATGEAKLIDFGCGTVLQDTFYTRMSGTPEYSPPEWILFGCYHGQPATIWSLGILLYELVCGHLPFNTDEDIIRGQLFFPPRVSQECQHLIRWCLSMDPAHRPSLEDLFEHSWLQDRHLAQETAEIHPLHSRIQEPSKHQLHASRGARRKRQSVSLRPWHGGESAAEEMLPLVLGALWRKRLSAPHPIGEVVAVQ; the protein is encoded by the exons ATGGGGAAGCGCTGGCCCCCTGTGTGTGGAGTGCGTCCGGTGCCGGCGCTACCCCGGGGGGCCGCGGTCTGCGGGGCCATCGCCTTCAAGACGGACGAGGACCTCGTGCGGGATCggctcctctcctggcagcaggtctccagaG CTCCTGTTGCCAACGGCAGCAGCCCCTTCGAGAagccggagctgccagccaggctcGC CGCGGCTCATGCCGCGTCCCGCGGGCCGCCCCTCTGCGGGGCCGCCCCGtgcccgccgcggtgccgcctccgccgggctctcTCCGTCCTGGCAGcggctctg CGGCGCCGCTGGAAGTGCCGCtcgctctggtgctggcggagcagcacgctcttttggctccgcctggcgcgggccctggcccggccccggccccgaacGAGGCCCCTCCGGCGcttccgcccggagccgccccgctgccgcccggctCCCGCCCCGTCCCCGGCAGCGTCGTCCGCAGCATCGCCGGCAGCTTCCCCGCTCCGAACTCCGCCGCTCGTCAgctcggccgccggccccggggcggctcGGGAAGCAGCAGCGCCCGGGGGCCCCGGGCAGAATGCCGAGAGCGCGGTGCCGCCCGCACGGGCGGAGAAgcctcccctggagcagctctaccGGCAGGGCCCGCtgctggggagcggcggctgcggcagcgTTTACTCCGGGACCCGGCTCGCCGACGGCGCCCCG gtggccatcaagcgaGTGTCCCGCGATCGCATCCCGGAGTGGGCGCGGCTG CACAACggcgcccttgtgcccctggagctggcgCTGCTCTGGATGGTGTCGCGCCCTGGCTTCCGCGGCGTGGTGCGGCTCCTGGACTGGTTCGAGCTGCCCGACGGCTTcgcgctggtcatggagcgtccggagcgcTGTCAGGACCTCTGGTACTTCCTGGAGGAGCGGGGCTTCCTGACGGAGCCCGTGGCGCGGgggctgttccgccaggtgctggaggccgtgcggcactgcaccagccgcggcgtcctgcaccgcgaCATCAAGGCCGAGAACGTCCTCgtcgacctggccaccggcgaggcaaagctcatcgacttcgggtgCGGCACGGTCCTCCAGGACACCTTCTACACCCGAATGTCAG GCACGCCGGAGTACAGCCCGCCGGAGTGGATCCTCTTTGGCTGCTACCATGGCCAGCCAgccaccatctggtccctgggcatcctgctctatgagctggtctgtgggCACCTTCCTTTCAACACGGATGAGGACATCATCCGGGGCCAGCTCTTCTTCCCGCCCCGGGTGTCTCAAG agtgccagcacctcatccgGTGGTGTTTATCCATGGACCCCGCgcacaggccgtccttggaagacctGTTTGAGCATTCTTGGCTGCAGGACCGTCACCTGGCCCAGGAGACAGCAGAGATCCATCCC CTGCACAGTAGGATCCAGGAGCCCAGCAAGCACCAGCTGCACGCGTCTCGGGGCGCTCGAAGAAAACGGCAGAGCGTTTCCCTGCGGCCGTGGCACGGAGGAGAGAGCGCAGCCGAGGAGATGCTTCCGCTGGTCCTCGGCGCCTTGTGGAGGAAGCGGCTCAGTGCTCCCCATCCTATTGGAGAAGTCGTGGCAGTGCAGTGA